The following proteins come from a genomic window of Actinomarinicola tropica:
- a CDS encoding cupin domain-containing protein → MTSTHRAQVVDLAAIMAGAAHGAGADGVHWTLQPAGDLNANLVRLEPGHVVEHHVNDAVDVVIVVLAGTGTVTVDGEDAEVGPRLLVEIPKGAGRRLRAGDEGLWYLTVHRRKAGIGIDLTRHR, encoded by the coding sequence GTGACCTCGACCCACCGCGCTCAGGTCGTCGACCTCGCGGCGATCATGGCGGGCGCCGCGCACGGCGCAGGTGCCGATGGCGTGCACTGGACGCTCCAGCCCGCGGGCGACCTCAACGCCAACCTCGTCCGGCTCGAACCCGGGCACGTGGTCGAGCACCACGTGAACGACGCGGTGGACGTCGTCATCGTCGTCCTCGCCGGGACGGGCACCGTCACCGTCGACGGCGAGGACGCGGAGGTCGGCCCCCGCCTGCTCGTCGAAATCCCGAAGGGCGCCGGCCGCCGCCTCCGTGCCGGCGACGAGGGCCTCTGGTACCTCACGGTCCACCGACGCAAGGCCGGCATCGGCATCGACCTCACCCGCCACCGCTGA
- a CDS encoding TraR/DksA family transcriptional regulator, protein MQDLRASTDASPRALPLDELRARLTAERDELMAQAGISHDDLVDPEDPTRGHDAVTAALQSMNQAHIAEVSEALGRMEAGRYGDCVDCGAEIPVERLEIMPATRYCVGCQQRHE, encoded by the coding sequence ATGCAGGACCTCCGTGCCTCCACCGACGCGTCGCCGCGGGCCCTCCCGCTGGACGAGCTGCGCGCCCGGCTCACCGCCGAGCGCGACGAGCTGATGGCCCAGGCGGGCATCAGCCACGACGACCTCGTCGACCCGGAGGATCCGACGCGCGGCCACGACGCCGTGACCGCCGCGCTCCAGTCGATGAACCAGGCCCACATCGCCGAGGTCAGCGAGGCCCTCGGCCGCATGGAGGCCGGCCGCTACGGCGATTGCGTCGACTGCGGGGCCGAGATCCCGGTGGAGCGCCTCGAGATCATGCCCGCGACCCGGTACTGCGTCGGCTGCCAGCAGCGCCACGAGTGA
- a CDS encoding PAS domain S-box protein, giving the protein MATDELGGEAACALPVHGDVVEELTDHALADVLRRTSDAVVVADRAGDVLLWNDGATRLLGWTAEQMVGRPMSAIVPERLRARHDAGFHRTMETGETQYGDSMLQVPAQHRDGHTVSVAFTVTLLWHPGQKAPYAIAAIMRDDTERWELARAVRLSGGG; this is encoded by the coding sequence ATGGCGACGGACGAGCTGGGCGGCGAGGCGGCCTGTGCCCTCCCGGTGCACGGCGACGTGGTCGAGGAGCTGACCGACCACGCCCTCGCGGACGTCCTGCGGCGCACGTCGGACGCCGTGGTCGTCGCCGACCGGGCCGGCGACGTCCTCCTCTGGAACGACGGGGCGACCCGCCTGCTCGGCTGGACGGCCGAGCAGATGGTCGGCCGCCCCATGTCGGCCATCGTCCCCGAGCGCCTCCGCGCCCGTCACGACGCCGGCTTCCACCGCACGATGGAGACCGGCGAGACGCAGTACGGCGACTCGATGCTCCAGGTCCCCGCCCAACACCGGGACGGGCACACCGTGTCGGTGGCCTTCACGGTGACGCTCCTGTGGCACCCGGGTCAGAAGGCGCCCTACGCCATCGCCGCGATCATGCGCGACGACACCGAGCGGTGGGAGCTCGCCCGCGCCGTCCGGCTCAGCGGTGGCGGGTGA
- a CDS encoding group III truncated hemoglobin has protein sequence MPDLDTRTQIHDMVVAFYRAVVFDDVLEPVFDEIAEVDWPSHIPRLIDYWCRILLGDPSYAGAMYAAHRHLHERAPLQVEWFDRWHQLFVETVDAGWSGPQAEAAKAHAERSLASLSRRLVDGAWQLDGTRTGAGADA, from the coding sequence ATGCCGGACCTGGACACCCGCACGCAGATCCACGACATGGTCGTCGCGTTCTACCGCGCCGTGGTGTTCGACGACGTGCTCGAGCCGGTCTTCGACGAGATCGCCGAGGTCGACTGGCCGAGCCACATCCCCCGGCTCATCGACTACTGGTGCCGGATCCTGCTCGGTGATCCGAGCTACGCCGGCGCGATGTACGCCGCCCACCGCCACCTCCACGAGCGGGCCCCCCTCCAGGTCGAGTGGTTCGACCGCTGGCACCAGCTGTTCGTCGAGACGGTGGACGCCGGCTGGTCCGGCCCGCAGGCCGAGGCGGCCAAGGCCCATGCCGAGCGGTCGTTGGCGTCCTTGTCCCGCCGGCTGGTCGACGGGGCGTGGCAGCTCGACGGGACGCGGACGGGCGCGGGTGCCGACGCCTGA
- a CDS encoding XRE family transcriptional regulator, translating to MQPATTGIPGLDEVLRGGLLVGDNVVWVTEERDGAAAPTRAFLAAGDERRRRVRLVGDDRTTPRHADEEVVALPRAPADAAEVERTLLDHPDPVGARLVVDGLDALVARWGAPATVAFYRRVCPRLLDLGTIAYWTGSREMLSQATIDGITKIAQCVFDSRGDRLRIVKAEGRPAQVQGTLVELGRDRDGTIEVGREQVVGRLGEGLRRLRRERNLTQAQLAALAGVTPAAISQAETGRRGLSLDTLVPLTESLGIALDDLVGGGATVDHLLVRHDRARTLDEPAGGLVPLFGDPAEPLRSYLVTLGPEESGAPAFAHKGLEAILVADGLVLIDLGDQTPVMRAADALMVRRVPIRGWSNLGAEPARFFWVVSG from the coding sequence GTGCAACCGGCGACCACCGGGATCCCCGGACTCGACGAGGTGCTGCGCGGCGGGCTCCTCGTCGGCGACAACGTCGTCTGGGTCACCGAGGAGCGCGACGGGGCCGCGGCCCCCACACGGGCCTTCCTCGCCGCGGGTGACGAACGACGGCGCCGCGTGCGCCTGGTCGGCGACGACCGCACCACGCCCCGCCACGCCGACGAGGAGGTCGTGGCCCTCCCACGCGCACCGGCCGACGCCGCGGAGGTCGAGCGCACGCTGCTCGACCACCCGGACCCGGTCGGCGCCCGACTCGTCGTCGACGGCCTCGACGCGCTGGTCGCCCGGTGGGGGGCGCCGGCGACGGTGGCGTTCTACCGCCGCGTCTGCCCCCGGCTCCTCGACCTCGGCACCATCGCCTACTGGACCGGCAGCCGCGAGATGCTCAGCCAGGCCACGATCGACGGCATCACCAAGATCGCCCAGTGCGTGTTCGACAGCCGGGGCGACCGCCTGCGCATCGTCAAGGCCGAGGGGCGGCCGGCGCAGGTGCAGGGCACGCTCGTCGAGCTGGGCCGGGATCGGGACGGCACGATCGAGGTCGGGCGCGAGCAGGTGGTCGGTCGCCTCGGCGAGGGCCTCCGGCGCCTCCGCCGGGAGCGCAACCTCACCCAGGCGCAGCTGGCCGCGCTGGCCGGCGTCACGCCGGCGGCGATCTCCCAGGCCGAGACGGGGCGCCGCGGGCTGTCCCTCGACACCCTCGTCCCGCTCACCGAGTCGCTCGGGATCGCCCTCGACGACCTCGTCGGCGGCGGCGCCACCGTCGACCACCTCCTCGTCCGCCACGACCGGGCCCGGACGCTCGACGAGCCCGCCGGGGGCCTCGTCCCCCTCTTCGGCGACCCGGCCGAGCCGCTGCGCTCCTACCTCGTCACCCTCGGGCCGGAGGAGTCCGGCGCCCCGGCCTTCGCCCACAAGGGGCTCGAGGCCATCCTCGTCGCCGACGGGCTGGTGCTCATCGACCTCGGCGACCAGACACCGGTCATGCGCGCCGCCGACGCGCTGATGGTGCGGCGGGTGCCGATCCGGGGGTGGTCGAACCTGGGCGCCGAACCGGCCCGGTTCTTCTGGGTCGTGTCGGGTTGA